One genomic segment of Hymenobacter psoromatis includes these proteins:
- a CDS encoding alpha-ketoglutarate-dependent dioxygenase AlkB family protein, whose translation MPTLLAAPVAPPVAFYPTFLGPAESLDWFARSQALPWTRGEMNMYGKKIPVPREESLFGDDFRYEYRGTLLKAEPWPDFLLEARNRIQTLSGLTFHFAVGNRYVTGKDSIGWHSDSFPQIGTRPAVASLSLGSTRRFKLRHKTSGQVVDYELESGSLLLMLPGCQEEWEHAVLKTARPVGERINWTFRPHRDAQL comes from the coding sequence ATGCCTACCCTGCTTGCCGCCCCCGTCGCGCCGCCCGTGGCCTTTTACCCCACCTTCCTGGGTCCAGCCGAAAGCCTGGACTGGTTTGCCCGGTCGCAGGCGCTGCCCTGGACGCGGGGCGAGATGAACATGTACGGCAAAAAAATCCCCGTGCCGCGCGAGGAATCCCTGTTTGGCGACGACTTCCGCTATGAATACCGGGGCACCTTGCTAAAGGCCGAACCGTGGCCCGATTTTCTGCTCGAAGCCCGCAACCGGATTCAGACGCTGAGCGGACTAACCTTCCACTTCGCGGTCGGCAACCGCTACGTAACCGGCAAAGACTCCATTGGCTGGCACTCGGATAGCTTTCCGCAAATTGGGACGCGGCCGGCCGTGGCTTCGCTGAGCTTGGGGAGCACCCGGCGGTTTAAGCTACGTCACAAGACCAGTGGCCAAGTAGTGGACTATGAACTGGAAAGCGGCTCGCTACTGCTTATGCTACCCGGTTGCCAGGAAGAATGGGAACACGCGGTGCTAAAAACCGCCCGCCCGGTGGGCGAGCGCATCAACTGGACATTCCGGCCCCACCGGGATGCGCAACTCTAA
- a CDS encoding NAD(P)H-binding protein, producing the protein MKIVITGSLGHVGQPLAENLVGQGHAVTVISRSADRRATIAALGATAAIGSVQDADFLAATFAGAGAVFVMIPPNFGAPDPRAYYQQLGGSYAQAIGQAGVPRVVHLSSWGADLSTGTGFILGSHDVEGLLNALPNVALTHLRPGYFYYNLNNYFGLIRHQDIMGANYGGQDKLVLVHPTDIAAAAAAELTAPDAAGRSVRYVASDERTPDEVARVLGAALAKPALKWVTFPDEQVLQTLEQRGVPPHIAALSVDLGNSIHSGALGADYERHRPTQLGKIKLEDFAPEFAAAYERAQE; encoded by the coding sequence ATGAAAATTGTCATTACCGGCTCTTTGGGCCATGTGGGCCAGCCACTGGCAGAGAACCTAGTTGGACAGGGCCACGCCGTCACGGTTATCAGCCGCAGTGCCGACCGGCGGGCCACTATCGCGGCCCTGGGCGCTACCGCGGCCATTGGCTCGGTGCAGGACGCGGACTTTCTGGCCGCGACCTTCGCCGGGGCCGGGGCCGTGTTCGTGATGATACCGCCCAATTTTGGCGCGCCCGACCCGCGGGCGTACTACCAGCAGCTGGGCGGCAGCTACGCGCAGGCCATCGGTCAGGCGGGCGTGCCGCGGGTGGTGCACCTCAGCAGCTGGGGCGCGGACCTAAGCACGGGCACCGGCTTTATTCTGGGCTCGCACGACGTGGAGGGCCTGCTCAACGCACTGCCAAACGTGGCCCTGACGCACCTGCGGCCCGGTTATTTTTACTATAACCTGAACAACTACTTCGGGCTGATAAGGCACCAGGATATTATGGGGGCCAATTACGGCGGTCAGGATAAGCTGGTGCTGGTGCACCCCACTGACATTGCCGCCGCGGCGGCCGCGGAGCTAACCGCCCCAGATGCCGCCGGCCGCAGCGTGCGCTACGTGGCCAGCGACGAGCGCACGCCCGACGAGGTGGCGCGGGTGCTGGGCGCGGCCCTCGCCAAGCCCGCGCTGAAGTGGGTCACCTTCCCTGACGAGCAGGTGCTGCAAACCCTGGAACAGCGCGGTGTGCCGCCCCATATCGCCGCCCTGTCGGTGGACCTGGGCAATAGCATTCACAGCGGGGCACTGGGCGCGGACTATGAGCGGCACCGGCCAACTCAGCTAGGAAAAATTAAGCTGGAAGATTTTGCGCCGGAATTCGCAGCGGCCTACGAGCGAGCGCAAGAATGA
- a CDS encoding ISKra4 family transposase produces MTVDSPRYYLLPTEAGAKTFSPLQHLFPQHVTPERLYLETKWASLIPYQKTADLLHDVLPLSARLSGTTIQQHLHAVIEAQEQQLPQEVAPFHGVCQRDREALPCPPRPLVVGLDGGYVRHWHKKGCFEVIAGKSIPAEGDAKCFGFVQEVDTKPRRRVFEVLRSQGLQANQSVEFFTDGAAVLRSLTSYLSAESTHILDWFHLTMRLTVLQQYALGFAQVDTAGGKALQDGLTSIKWHLWHGSAERALEKILDLDDALATHQDDPLVARKYSKYKPLARLLADFHTYVEQNSAFIVDYSERQRYGERVSTGFVESAVNQVLAKRMVKRQQMQWTKKGAHLLVKARTKVLNEEWEDYFRQQYPGFRSVPAEPMQMAAYPHCPTLFDALQIEL; encoded by the coding sequence GTGACGGTCGACAGCCCGCGCTATTATTTGCTGCCCACCGAGGCGGGAGCCAAAACATTCAGCCCCCTCCAGCACCTATTTCCGCAGCACGTGACGCCGGAGCGGCTCTATTTGGAAACCAAGTGGGCCAGCCTGATTCCCTACCAGAAAACGGCCGATTTGCTCCACGACGTGCTGCCCCTGAGTGCGAGACTATCAGGTACGACCATCCAGCAGCACCTGCATGCCGTGATCGAGGCGCAGGAACAGCAGCTGCCGCAGGAAGTGGCCCCTTTTCACGGCGTTTGTCAGCGCGACCGCGAGGCCTTGCCGTGCCCGCCTCGCCCGCTGGTGGTCGGCCTGGACGGCGGCTACGTCCGGCACTGGCATAAAAAGGGCTGCTTCGAGGTGATTGCGGGCAAAAGCATTCCCGCCGAAGGGGATGCCAAATGCTTCGGCTTCGTGCAGGAGGTCGATACCAAGCCACGGCGGCGCGTGTTTGAAGTCCTGCGTTCGCAGGGGCTGCAGGCTAATCAGTCGGTGGAATTTTTCACCGATGGAGCCGCGGTTCTACGGTCGCTGACCAGCTACCTGAGTGCGGAGTCCACGCACATCCTGGACTGGTTTCACCTGACCATGCGCCTGACGGTGCTGCAGCAATACGCGCTGGGCTTCGCTCAGGTCGATACGGCTGGGGGAAAAGCGCTGCAAGACGGCTTGACCAGCATCAAATGGCACCTCTGGCACGGCAGCGCCGAGCGGGCGCTAGAGAAAATCCTGGACCTGGACGACGCGCTGGCCACGCACCAAGACGACCCGCTGGTGGCCCGGAAATACAGCAAGTACAAGCCGTTGGCTCGGCTACTGGCTGATTTTCACACCTATGTGGAGCAGAACAGCGCCTTCATCGTGGACTACTCGGAGCGCCAGCGCTACGGCGAACGGGTGTCTACGGGCTTTGTGGAGTCGGCGGTGAACCAAGTGCTGGCCAAGCGAATGGTGAAGCGACAGCAGATGCAGTGGACCAAAAAGGGCGCGCATCTGCTCGTAAAGGCCCGTACCAAAGTGCTCAACGAGGAATGGGAAGACTATTTCCGGCAACAGTACCCGGGCTTCCGGTCAGTGCCAGCAGAACCGATGCAGATGGCAGCCTACCCCCATTGCCCCACACTTTTTGATGCTCTTCAGATAGAACTATAA
- the poxB gene encoding ubiquinone-dependent pyruvate dehydrogenase, with the protein MAKKSVSDIIIDTLQAAGVKRVFGLVGDSLNGITDAIRTREGIEFIQVRHEEAGAFAAGAEAFLTGDLAVCAGSCGPGNTHLINGLYDCHRSRVPVLAIAAHIPSVEIGTGYFQETHPTRLFQDCSHYCELISTPEQAVRIIESAIQAALGLGGVGVIVIPGDISRLEAEAPEPRLASLGHHSALVPASDKLAAAAALLNDCDKVTILAGVGCAAAHPELLQLAAALQAPVVHALRGKECVEPNNPYDVGLTGLLGMPAGYHALTDADGILMLGTDFPYRQFFPEDARVVQVDTRPLHLGRRTRVEVGLHGTVAETAQRLLPLLRPRTDDAHLKMAQQRHQDDEQHLAELATGEAGAAALHPQHVARLLDELSADDAIFTCDVGTPTIWAARYLHLNGRRRLLGSFIHGSMAGALSQAIGAALAYPGRQVVALCGDGGFAMLLSELLTLRQLKVPVKVVIFNNSAYGFVELEMKAAGTLEYGTGLDNPDFGQLAAAAGVQGYHVSDPGALETVLRAALAHDGPVVVDAIVNREELSMPPHIEAAQAKGFGIYAVKALMNGRGSELLDLAKTNLFR; encoded by the coding sequence ATGGCCAAAAAATCAGTTTCCGACATTATTATCGACACCCTGCAAGCCGCCGGCGTCAAGCGGGTTTTTGGCCTGGTGGGCGACTCGCTCAACGGCATTACCGATGCCATTCGGACGCGCGAGGGCATCGAGTTTATTCAGGTGCGGCACGAGGAAGCTGGGGCTTTCGCGGCCGGGGCCGAGGCGTTCCTCACCGGCGACCTGGCGGTGTGCGCCGGTTCGTGCGGGCCAGGCAATACCCATTTAATCAACGGCTTGTACGACTGCCACCGTTCGCGGGTGCCGGTGCTGGCCATTGCGGCCCACATTCCGAGCGTCGAAATTGGGACCGGTTACTTTCAGGAAACGCACCCTACCCGGCTATTTCAGGATTGCAGTCACTACTGCGAATTGATTTCGACCCCCGAGCAGGCCGTGCGCATTATCGAGAGCGCCATTCAGGCGGCGCTGGGGCTGGGGGGGGTAGGGGTGATTGTCATTCCCGGCGACATCTCGCGTCTCGAAGCCGAAGCGCCGGAGCCACGGCTGGCCTCGCTGGGCCACCACAGCGCCCTCGTGCCGGCTTCCGATAAGCTGGCCGCCGCCGCCGCCCTGCTCAACGACTGCGACAAAGTGACCATTCTGGCCGGCGTGGGCTGCGCCGCCGCGCACCCCGAGCTGCTGCAACTAGCCGCCGCGCTGCAAGCGCCGGTGGTGCACGCGCTGCGCGGCAAGGAGTGCGTGGAGCCCAACAATCCCTACGACGTGGGCCTGACCGGCCTGCTGGGGATGCCCGCCGGCTACCACGCCCTCACGGATGCCGACGGTATTCTGATGCTAGGCACCGACTTTCCCTACCGCCAGTTCTTCCCCGAAGACGCCCGCGTGGTGCAGGTAGATACCCGGCCGCTGCACCTGGGCCGCCGTACCCGCGTGGAAGTGGGCCTGCACGGCACCGTGGCCGAAACCGCCCAGCGCCTCCTACCCCTGCTGCGGCCCCGAACCGACGACGCGCACTTAAAAATGGCTCAGCAGCGCCACCAAGACGATGAGCAGCACCTGGCCGAGCTGGCCACCGGCGAGGCCGGAGCCGCCGCGCTGCACCCGCAGCACGTGGCGCGCCTGCTGGATGAGCTGAGCGCCGACGACGCCATTTTCACCTGCGACGTGGGCACGCCCACTATCTGGGCGGCCCGCTACCTGCACCTGAACGGCCGGCGGCGCTTGCTGGGCTCGTTCATTCATGGCAGCATGGCGGGGGCGCTGTCGCAGGCCATTGGGGCGGCGCTGGCCTACCCCGGCCGGCAGGTGGTGGCCCTGTGCGGCGACGGCGGCTTTGCCATGCTGCTGAGCGAGCTGCTGACGTTGCGCCAGCTGAAGGTGCCTGTCAAGGTTGTCATCTTCAATAACAGCGCCTACGGCTTCGTGGAGCTGGAAATGAAGGCTGCCGGCACCCTGGAATACGGCACCGGGCTCGACAACCCCGATTTCGGCCAGCTGGCGGCGGCGGCGGGCGTGCAGGGCTACCACGTCAGCGACCCCGGCGCGCTGGAAACCGTGCTGCGGGCCGCCTTGGCCCACGATGGCCCGGTGGTGGTCGATGCCATCGTCAACCGCGAGGAGCTGAGTATGCCGCCCCACATTGAAGCCGCGCAGGCCAAGGGCTTCGGTATTTACGCCGTGAAGGCGCTGATGAACGGCCGGGGTAGTGAGTTGCTGGACTTGGCTAAAACCAACCTCTTCCGCTGA
- a CDS encoding transglutaminase-like domain-containing protein, with amino-acid sequence MTTNEIKALISLLDDPEIAPQIQGEIQSLGEAIIPFLEESWEETLDPQQQSRLENLIHQLQFEGLQQRLRVWRDAGAQDLLEGMWLLNSYQYPDADLQALNRAIEQLRFEAWTLLRPEMHPADQVQVLNHVIFRNHKFAANTQHFHSPANSMLHRVLETKRGNPLSLCVIYLLVAQRLDLPVFGVNLPNLFVLTYLVQKDDDDKAVLPFYINCYNRGVILSKADIEHYVGQLGITSQDGFYEPCTHLDIVRRAMRNLQVGFEKLQEPAKAEEVAQLLALLLEQDEEQ; translated from the coding sequence ATGACGACCAACGAAATTAAAGCGCTTATCTCCCTGCTCGATGACCCGGAAATTGCCCCCCAGATTCAGGGCGAAATTCAAAGTCTGGGCGAGGCTATTATTCCTTTTTTAGAAGAATCCTGGGAGGAAACCCTGGACCCGCAGCAGCAGAGCCGCCTCGAAAACCTGATTCACCAGTTGCAGTTCGAGGGCTTGCAGCAGCGCCTGCGCGTGTGGCGCGACGCCGGGGCGCAGGACCTGCTCGAAGGCATGTGGCTGCTGAATTCTTATCAGTACCCGGATGCTGACCTTCAGGCCCTTAACCGCGCCATTGAGCAGCTGCGCTTTGAAGCCTGGACGCTGCTGCGCCCCGAAATGCACCCCGCCGACCAGGTGCAGGTGCTCAACCACGTCATTTTCCGCAACCACAAGTTCGCGGCCAACACCCAGCACTTTCACTCGCCGGCCAATTCGATGCTGCACCGGGTGCTCGAAACCAAGCGCGGCAACCCGCTCTCGCTCTGCGTGATTTACCTGCTGGTGGCCCAGCGCCTCGACCTGCCCGTGTTCGGCGTTAACCTACCCAACTTATTTGTGCTGACCTACCTGGTGCAAAAGGATGACGACGACAAGGCCGTACTACCCTTCTACATTAACTGCTACAACCGGGGCGTCATCCTCTCCAAGGCCGACATTGAGCACTACGTGGGCCAGCTCGGCATCACTTCGCAAGATGGCTTCTACGAGCCCTGCACGCACCTCGACATCGTGCGCCGCGCCATGCGCAATCTGCAAGTCGGCTTCGAAAAGCTGCAAGAGCCTGCCAAAGCCGAGGAAGTAGCCCAGCTGCTGGCTCTGCTGCTGGAACAGGATGAGGAACAGTAA
- a CDS encoding redoxin domain-containing protein — protein MSFRKLPGLLAAALLLVTSTVSVARAQGTVGDFTVQKSGGGSTSLSAYSGQKAIVVVFMNPACAYTRLYQERLAALSSAYGGRGVEFMFVNVPINLDAAEGSGGSLATFTDTGAASTALGVAKTTEAVVLQPASGSFAVRYRGAIDDNPQVASGVQQHYLQQVLDNILAGRPAGVADKRAAGCLIKK, from the coding sequence ATGTCTTTTCGCAAACTTCCGGGGCTGCTGGCCGCGGCCTTGCTGCTGGTTACCAGCACGGTAAGCGTTGCCCGCGCCCAGGGCACGGTCGGTGATTTCACGGTGCAAAAAAGCGGGGGGGGTAGCACTTCGCTCAGCGCCTATAGCGGCCAGAAGGCCATTGTCGTGGTTTTTATGAACCCGGCCTGCGCCTACACCCGCCTCTACCAGGAGCGCTTGGCCGCCCTCAGCAGCGCCTACGGAGGCCGGGGTGTCGAGTTCATGTTCGTCAATGTACCCATCAACCTCGACGCGGCGGAGGGTAGCGGCGGCTCGCTGGCCACCTTCACCGATACCGGCGCGGCCAGCACGGCTCTGGGCGTGGCCAAAACCACCGAGGCCGTGGTGCTGCAGCCGGCCAGCGGCTCGTTTGCGGTGCGCTACCGCGGGGCAATTGATGATAACCCGCAGGTAGCCAGCGGCGTGCAACAGCACTACTTGCAGCAGGTGCTCGATAACATACTCGCCGGCCGCCCCGCCGGCGTAGCCGACAAGCGCGCCGCCGGCTGCCTCATTAAGAAGTGA
- a CDS encoding 4'-phosphopantetheinyl transferase family protein: MPLHSLTPLPGGATLGRWHLTETPAALWPLLADAAAYAPLLPARADGPRQAQWLAGRVLAQRLLAAASPAPLPLLRNDEAGRPWLAGVRPQPAVSLSHSGEWVAALLAPPGTALGIDVEMVRDKAQRIARKFLNEKELAIAEKISLPPCPGLHADQELFSLLWSAKETLYKLAGQRGLIFRENLLLDLPPQAWPMPGTLPARLRLGKAVSRHQICYLRPAAGYVLTYCYQVFS; this comes from the coding sequence ATGCCCTTACACTCCCTCACGCCCCTGCCCGGCGGGGCCACGCTGGGCCGCTGGCACCTCACCGAAACGCCCGCCGCGCTGTGGCCCCTGCTAGCCGATGCCGCCGCCTACGCCCCGCTGCTGCCCGCCCGCGCCGACGGCCCGCGCCAGGCGCAGTGGCTGGCCGGGCGGGTGCTGGCGCAACGGCTGCTGGCAGCGGCCAGCCCCGCGCCCCTACCCCTACTGCGCAACGACGAGGCCGGCCGGCCCTGGCTGGCGGGGGTAAGGCCGCAGCCGGCGGTGTCGCTCTCGCACTCGGGCGAGTGGGTGGCGGCTCTGCTGGCCCCGCCTGGCACGGCCCTGGGCATTGACGTAGAAATGGTGCGCGACAAAGCCCAGCGCATCGCCCGCAAGTTTTTAAACGAAAAGGAGTTAGCTATTGCAGAAAAAATTTCCCTACCCCCCTGCCCCGGCCTCCATGCTGACCAAGAGCTGTTCAGCCTGCTTTGGAGCGCGAAGGAAACGCTCTATAAGCTGGCCGGGCAGCGGGGCCTTATTTTTCGCGAAAACCTGCTGCTCGACCTGCCCCCGCAAGCCTGGCCCATGCCTGGCACGCTGCCCGCCCGGCTGCGCCTGGGCAAGGCCGTTTCGCGGCACCAGATTTGTTACCTTCGGCCGGCGGCCGGCTACGTGCTCACCTACTGCTACCAGGTTTTTTCGTAA
- a CDS encoding WD40 repeat domain-containing protein yields MMLHRPTATRVGTLAGHRDAVYALAGGPGSDQVFSGSADGMVVGWNSADPEADGELLAQVENSVYALRELPARGLLLLGHNFQGVQVLDLQTKTLAFATALPPVAIFDLVYAESRQRLYCALGDGTLAVLRGSDFQLEHLLRLSQKSLRCLALHEGRAELAVGSSDWQTYVLDLDSLAVKSTLTEATNSVFTLAYSPAGDYLLAAGRDAHLRRYHATAGYPLADAVVAHMYAINHLAFSADGRYLASCSLDKSIKLWDPASLALLRVLDRARAAGHGTSVNKLVWPGAQQRLVSCSDDRSLAVWQVAVSSE; encoded by the coding sequence ATGATGCTCCACCGCCCCACCGCCACCCGCGTCGGCACGCTGGCCGGGCACCGCGATGCGGTGTACGCGCTGGCCGGCGGGCCGGGCTCCGACCAGGTTTTTTCGGGGAGCGCCGATGGGATGGTGGTGGGCTGGAACAGCGCCGACCCCGAAGCCGATGGCGAGCTGCTAGCGCAGGTCGAGAACTCGGTGTACGCCCTGCGCGAGCTGCCGGCGCGGGGCCTGCTGCTGCTGGGGCACAACTTCCAGGGCGTGCAGGTCCTTGATTTACAGACCAAAACGCTGGCGTTTGCTACGGCTCTACCCCCCGTTGCTATCTTCGACCTCGTGTATGCCGAAAGCCGGCAGCGGCTGTACTGCGCCCTGGGCGACGGCACGCTGGCCGTGCTGCGGGGCAGTGATTTTCAGCTCGAACACCTGCTGCGCCTCAGCCAGAAGAGCCTGCGCTGCCTGGCCCTGCACGAGGGCCGCGCCGAGCTGGCCGTGGGCAGCTCCGACTGGCAAACCTACGTGCTGGACCTCGACTCGCTGGCCGTGAAAAGTACGCTTACCGAGGCCACCAACTCGGTTTTTACGCTGGCCTATTCGCCTGCCGGCGACTACCTGCTGGCTGCCGGCCGCGATGCCCACCTGCGCCGCTACCACGCCACCGCAGGCTACCCCCTGGCCGACGCCGTGGTGGCTCACATGTATGCTATTAATCACCTGGCCTTCAGCGCCGATGGGCGCTACCTGGCCAGCTGCTCTTTGGATAAAAGCATCAAGCTTTGGGACCCGGCCAGCCTGGCGTTGCTACGGGTGCTGGACCGGGCGCGGGCGGCCGGCCACGGCACGTCGGTAAACAAGCTGGTTTGGCCGGGCGCGCAGCAGCGGCTAGTTTCGTGCAGCGATGACCGCAGCCTGGCCGTGTGGCAAGTAGCAGTGAGCAGCGAATAA
- a CDS encoding DivIVA domain-containing protein, whose protein sequence is MKITALDIRQKTFEKSFRGVDKDEVQAFLSTVSQQWERMGDENRELRLKLEHAQQDVQKMREVESSLYRTLKTAEDTGNSITEQAQRDADLRRREAQLLAEQTLAEARQRARTIVEEAYQTAEKTVADMQHEVGGLSQECQRLEQQLDSLVRDLHHLASDALEKVERARARPKNGPAAILSRAASVQVKRPADAAPAEPSASPTPPAMLVSTASARPTAAAVPPTPAAPAGAAPAMHPAAPNLATGAGPTAYNPKPGQQPDPGQQPDPGQAPSPDIERPQAPRENPGIAPPPRIDQPGPETVPSPPPPYVEPARPEITPIGPDRPDIQQPEPMTHPGMAAQAEPVGEKSFFDEI, encoded by the coding sequence ATGAAAATAACCGCCCTCGATATTCGGCAGAAGACGTTTGAAAAGTCCTTTCGGGGCGTGGATAAGGACGAAGTGCAGGCGTTCCTGAGCACGGTGTCGCAGCAGTGGGAGCGTATGGGCGACGAAAACCGCGAGCTGCGCCTCAAGCTGGAGCACGCCCAGCAGGACGTGCAGAAGATGCGCGAGGTGGAGTCGTCGCTCTACCGCACCCTCAAAACGGCCGAAGATACCGGCAACTCCATTACCGAGCAGGCCCAACGCGATGCCGACCTGCGCCGCCGCGAGGCCCAGCTACTAGCCGAGCAGACCCTGGCCGAGGCGCGCCAGCGCGCCCGCACCATTGTGGAGGAAGCCTACCAGACGGCCGAAAAAACCGTGGCCGATATGCAGCACGAAGTCGGCGGCCTGAGCCAGGAGTGCCAGCGCCTAGAGCAGCAGCTCGACAGCCTGGTGCGCGACCTGCACCACTTGGCCTCCGATGCCCTGGAAAAAGTAGAGCGCGCCCGCGCGCGCCCCAAAAACGGGCCGGCGGCCATCCTTTCGCGGGCGGCCAGCGTACAAGTAAAACGGCCCGCGGATGCGGCCCCCGCCGAACCTTCCGCCAGCCCTACCCCCCCCGCCATGCTCGTATCAACTGCTTCTGCCCGCCCCACGGCTGCCGCCGTGCCGCCTACCCCCGCCGCTCCGGCTGGCGCCGCGCCCGCCATGCACCCGGCCGCGCCTAACTTGGCTACCGGGGCCGGCCCCACCGCTTACAACCCCAAGCCCGGCCAGCAGCCTGACCCCGGCCAGCAGCCTGACCCCGGCCAGGCCCCCTCGCCTGATATTGAGCGGCCCCAGGCCCCGCGCGAGAACCCCGGCATTGCCCCGCCGCCGCGCATCGACCAGCCCGGCCCCGAGACTGTGCCCTCGCCGCCCCCGCCCTACGTGGAGCCCGCCCGGCCCGAGATTACGCCCATCGGCCCCGACCGGCCCGATATTCAGCAGCCCGAACCCATGACCCACCCCGGCATGGCCGCCCAGGCTGAGCCGGTAGGGGAAAAGTCGTTTTTTGACGAGATTTAA
- a CDS encoding M20/M25/M40 family metallo-hydrolase, whose protein sequence is MRLLPSLLLAGLLSGPAAAQTAPALKTDSLNLRKIYDEALLRGQSYENLRYLCERIGGRLAGSPQAAQAVEWGKVTMEKAGCYDKVYLQECMVPHWVRGAREKGQIIGNKNKGVPAAVCALGGSVATPGSKPLRAGVVEVQGLDELKALPDAAVRGKFIFFNRPFDDALVEPGAAYGKAGDQRRSGPAEAGRRGAVGALVRSLTAAHDDYPHTGATNYGDTPTKVPGAALSTIAADQLSQLLKADPKLEFELTMSCQQLPDEKSYNVIGEVRGTKYPEQIITVGGHLDSWDLAQGAHDDGTGVVQSIEAVRLLRAAGLRPERTVRTVLFMNEENGTRGGDKYAAQAQQNQEKHLAAIESDGGGFTPRGFNVQASPAVFQKVAAWKPLLAPYLAGQLTPGHAGTDIEPLAAAVHPTALFGYDCDSQRYFDIHHTAADTFDKVNKRELELGGGAMAALIYLLGKYGL, encoded by the coding sequence ATGCGCCTGCTTCCTTCTTTACTTCTGGCTGGCCTGCTGAGCGGCCCGGCCGCCGCCCAAACCGCGCCTGCTCTTAAAACCGACTCGCTCAACCTGCGCAAAATCTACGATGAGGCGCTGCTACGCGGGCAGAGCTACGAGAACCTGCGCTACCTCTGTGAGCGCATTGGGGGGCGGCTGGCGGGCTCACCGCAGGCCGCGCAGGCCGTGGAGTGGGGCAAGGTGACGATGGAAAAAGCCGGCTGCTACGATAAGGTGTACTTGCAGGAATGTATGGTGCCGCACTGGGTGCGCGGGGCCAGGGAGAAGGGCCAAATCATAGGCAATAAGAACAAAGGCGTGCCGGCCGCCGTGTGCGCGCTGGGCGGCTCGGTGGCCACGCCCGGCAGCAAGCCCCTACGCGCTGGGGTAGTGGAGGTGCAGGGTTTGGACGAGCTGAAAGCCCTGCCCGATGCGGCCGTGCGCGGCAAGTTCATCTTCTTCAACCGGCCCTTCGATGATGCGCTCGTGGAGCCGGGCGCGGCCTACGGCAAGGCCGGCGACCAGCGCCGCAGCGGCCCCGCCGAGGCCGGCCGGCGCGGGGCGGTGGGCGCGCTCGTGCGCTCGCTCACCGCGGCCCACGACGACTATCCCCATACGGGCGCGACCAACTACGGCGATACGCCCACCAAAGTGCCCGGCGCGGCCCTCAGCACCATCGCCGCCGACCAGCTCAGCCAGCTGCTGAAAGCCGACCCCAAGCTGGAATTTGAGCTGACCATGAGCTGCCAGCAGCTACCCGACGAAAAAAGCTACAACGTTATCGGCGAGGTGCGCGGCACCAAATACCCGGAGCAGATTATCACCGTGGGCGGCCACCTCGACTCGTGGGACCTGGCCCAGGGCGCGCACGACGACGGCACCGGCGTAGTGCAGAGCATCGAGGCCGTGCGCCTGCTGCGCGCCGCTGGCCTGCGCCCCGAGCGCACCGTGCGCACGGTGCTCTTCATGAATGAGGAAAACGGCACCCGCGGCGGCGATAAATACGCTGCGCAGGCCCAGCAGAACCAGGAAAAACACCTGGCCGCCATCGAGAGCGACGGCGGCGGCTTCACGCCCCGCGGCTTCAATGTGCAGGCCAGCCCCGCCGTGTTTCAAAAAGTAGCGGCCTGGAAACCCCTGCTGGCTCCCTACCTGGCCGGCCAGCTCACGCCCGGCCACGCCGGCACCGACATCGAGCCGCTGGCCGCTGCCGTGCACCCTACCGCCCTATTCGGCTACGACTGCGACTCGCAGCGCTACTTCGATATCCATCACACCGCCGCCGACACCTTTGATAAGGTTAATAAGCGCGAGCTGGAATTGGGCGGCGGGGCGATGGCCGCATTGATTTATCTGCTGGGTAAATATGGCTTGTAG